From Chaetodon auriga isolate fChaAug3 chromosome 10, fChaAug3.hap1, whole genome shotgun sequence, a single genomic window includes:
- the srpk3 gene encoding SRSF protein kinase 3 has product MLIAVGAGTGNAATPGKKHRRRGKKHRRVRTDENRPDDICDLQSLNANSSLPPAELQSYPQTTRLPAENTPETTTSPGTIPACTEDLHESTTAPGQNSARTTKLPAETTSLSPTSVPQNHSPPPQSTLKTTPALVEAVDVPVAPMVPPESTLQTAPLPSLNMTVPVTHQIFSQSPPATSQNPTHNHSQSSPTVNQIITQNSHRTRQNVTGSFSDCQSDPFKSPPTMPHNASELPSVSAQHPAKAPPSPPLSPSHPDPFLLSSVTFTSSLSSHLPSPVCSSSASLLHSLDSLGPPISLLPMMSSATPQLTTPPPTLTPPPPELTPPPAQLLGSDDEEQEDPSDYCKGGYYPVKIGDLFNGRYHVVRKLGWGHFSTVWLCWDLQKKRFVALKVVKSAPHYTETALDEIKLLRCVRDSDPSDPYRETIVQLIDDFKISGVNGVHVCMVLEVLGHQLLKWIIKSNYMGLPLVCVKTIITQVLQGLDYLHTKCKIIHTDIKPENILLEVDEVYIRRLAAEATIWQRTGAPPPSGSSVSMAPRDLQVGKLSKNKKKKLKRKAKRQQRLLEERLMDIQRMEEEDGMLLQPDDTDANSNSKASPESSSSWLEDRCNGHAPGRFSSPASGLSGFSGSVMSATSESALSTQSGYSSGRDVFSASDFVLSPLDPLNAHKLRVKIADLGNACWVHKHFTEDIQTRQYRALEVLIGAEYGPPADIWSTACMAFELATGDYLFEPHSGEDYTRDEDHIAHIIELLGPIPLPFALSGRYSREYFNRRGELRHISSLKPWGLFEVLLEKYEWPLDQAAQFSDFLLTMLELQPERRATAAQCLQHAWLHT; this is encoded by the exons ATGTTGATAG CAGTTGGTGCAGGAACTGGAAACGCCGCCACGCCTGGAAAGAAACACCGACGGAGGGGCAAAAAGCACCGGAGAGTCCGAACAGACGAGAACCG GCCTGATGATATCTGTGACCTTCAGAGTCTAAATGCCAACAGCAGCCTCCCCCCAGCAGAGTTACAGAGTTACCCTCAAACCACACGGCTGCCCGCAGAAAATACTCCCGAAACCACCACATCACCAGGAACTATACCAGCATGTACTGAAGACCTCCATGAATCCACTACAGCGCCTGGACAAAACTCTGCACGCACCACCAAGCTACCCGCCGAAACCACCTCGCTGTCCCCCACGAGTGTCCCCCAAAACCACTCCCCACCTCCACAGAGCACCCTCAAGACCACACCAGCCCTTGTAGAGGCAGTAGATGTCCCTGTAGCACCCATGGTACCTCCTGAAAGTACCCTCCAGACTGCCCCGCTGCCCTCTCTTAACATGACCGTTCCAGTGACTCATCAGattttcagccaatcacctCCTGCCACATCTCAAAATCCCACCCACAATCACAGCCAGTCATCGCCAACTGTTAACCAAATTATTACCCAGAATTCTCACAGAACTCGTCAAAATGTCACCGGGAGTTTTTCTGACTGCCAATCAGATCCCTTCAAATCGCCTCCAACCATGCCACACAATGCCTCTGAATTACCATCAGTTTCTGCCCAGCATCCTGCCAAAGCTCCTCCCAGCCCTCCATTAAGCCCCTCCCACCCTGACCCATTCCTGCTGTCCTCAGTGACCTTCACCTCCAGTTTGTCCTCCCACCTcccctctcctgtctgttcCTCTTCTGCCTCCCTTCTCCACTCCCTTGACTCACTGGGCCCCCCCATTAGTCTGCTTCCCATGATGTCATCAGCTACCCCTCAACTGACCACACCTCCCCCGACTCtaactccacctcctcctgagTTGACCCCACCCCCTGCACAGCTGCTGGGCTCTGatgatgaggagcaggaggaccCCTCAGATTACTGCAAAG GTGGTTACTACCCAGTGAAGATTGGTGATCTGTTTAATGGGAGGTATCATGTGGTCAGAAAACTGGGTTGGGGACATTTTTCTACAGTCTGGCTCTGCTGGGACCTGCA GAAGAAGCGTTTTGTGGCCTTGAAGGTAGTAAAGAGCGCTCCACATTACACTGAGACGGCTCTGGATGAGATCAAACTGCTCAGATGT GTGAGAGACAGCGACCCTTCTGACCCCTACAGAGAAACCATTGTTCAGCTGATTGACGACTTCAAGATATCAGGGGTCAACGGAGTCC ATGTCTGTATGGTTCTGGAGGTTCTGGGTCATCAGCTGTTAAAATGGATCATTAAGTCAAACTACATGGGACTTCCTCTGGTCTGCGTTAAGACCATCAtcacacag GTGCTGCAGGGTCTGGACTACCTCCACACCAAGTGTAAGATCATCCACACTGACATCAAACCAGAGAACATCTTATTGGAGGTTGATGAGGTTTACATCAGGAGATTGGCAGCAGAGGCAACCATCTGGCAGAGAACTGGAGCCCCACCGCCTTCCGGGTCATCAG TTAGCATGGCTCCCAGGGATCTACAG gttgGTAAACTGTctaagaacaagaagaagaagttgaaGAGGAAAGCAAAGCGTCAGCAGAGACTGCTGGAGGAGCGACTGATGGATATACAG aggatggaggaggaggacggtaTGTTGCTACAACCTGACGACACAGACGCGAACT CCAACAGCAAAGCCAGCCCAGAgtccagcagctcctggttGGAGGACAGGTGTAATGGCCACGCACCTGGTCGGTTCTCCAGTCCTGCCTCTGGCCTATCAGGTTTCTCCGGCTCTGTGATGTCAGCAACGTCTGAGTCAGCACTTTCTACTCAGTCGGGATATTCGAGTGGACGAGAcg tgttcaGCGCTTCAGACTTCGTCCTCAGTCCTCTGGATCCTCTGAACGCCCACAAACTGAGAGTGAAGATCGCTGATCTGGGAAATGCATGCTGGGTG CACAAACACTTCACCGAGGACATTCAGACCAGACAGTACAGAGCTCTGGAGGTTCTGATTGGAGCAGAGTACGGACCACCTGCTGACATCTGGAGCACCGCCTGCATG GCGTTCGAGTTGGCGACAGGAGATTACTTGTTTGAACCTCACTCGGGAGAAGATTACACCAGAGATGAAG ATCACATCGCTCACATCATCGAGCTGCTCGGCCCGATTCCTCTGCCCTTCGCTCTGTCTGGCAGGTACTCCAGAGAGTACTTCAACAGGAGAG GTGAGCTGCGTCACATCTCCAGCCTGAAGCCATGGGGGCTGTTTGAGGTCCTGCTGGAGAAGTACGAGTGGCCGCTGGACCAGGCGGCTCAGTTCAGCGACTTCCTGTTGACCAtgttggagctgcagcctgaacGCAGAGCAACGGCGGCGCAGTGTCTGCAGCACGCATGgctgcacacataa